The Providencia rettgeri genome includes a window with the following:
- the glyA gene encoding Pyridoxal-phosphate-dependent serine hydroxymethyltransferase, translated as MLKREMNIADYDPKLWEAMEQEVQRQEEHIELIASENYTSPRVMQAQGSQLTNKYAEGYPGKRYYGGCEYVDVVEQLAIDRAKELFGADYANVQPHSGSQANAAVYMALLQPGDTVLGMNLAHGGHLTHGSPVNFSGKLYNIVPYGIDESGKIDYDDIKAQAEKHKPKMIIGGFSAYSGVVDWAKMREIADGIGAYLFVDMAHVAGLIAAGVYPNPVPHAHVVTTTTHKTLAGPRGGLILAKGGDEELYKKINSAVFPGSQGGPLMHVIAGKAVALKEAMEPEFKVYQQQVAKNAKAMVDVFQKRGYKVVSGGTENHLFLVDLVDKDITGKDADAALGRANITVNKNSVPNDPKSPFVTSGVRIGSPAITRRGFKEAEASELAGWMCDILDNLNDEATIESVKQKVLAICKKYPVYA; from the coding sequence ATGTTAAAGCGTGAAATGAATATTGCTGACTACGATCCAAAATTATGGGAAGCAATGGAGCAAGAAGTACAACGTCAAGAAGAACACATTGAATTAATTGCTTCTGAAAACTATACCAGTCCACGAGTCATGCAGGCTCAAGGTTCTCAGCTAACCAATAAATATGCAGAAGGCTACCCAGGCAAACGCTACTATGGCGGTTGTGAGTATGTTGATGTGGTAGAACAATTAGCGATTGACCGTGCGAAAGAACTATTTGGTGCTGACTATGCGAATGTGCAACCACACTCAGGTTCACAAGCTAACGCTGCTGTTTACATGGCGTTATTACAGCCAGGTGATACTGTTCTGGGGATGAATCTGGCACATGGTGGTCACTTAACTCACGGTTCACCAGTTAACTTCTCAGGTAAACTGTACAACATCGTGCCTTATGGCATCGATGAAAGCGGTAAAATTGACTACGATGATATCAAAGCGCAAGCTGAAAAACATAAACCAAAAATGATTATCGGTGGTTTTTCTGCGTATTCAGGTGTGGTTGATTGGGCAAAAATGCGTGAAATCGCAGATGGCATTGGTGCTTATTTGTTCGTGGATATGGCTCACGTAGCAGGTTTGATTGCTGCTGGTGTTTATCCAAACCCAGTGCCTCATGCACATGTTGTGACGACAACAACACATAAAACTTTAGCAGGTCCACGTGGTGGATTAATTTTAGCTAAAGGTGGTGACGAAGAGTTATACAAAAAAATCAACTCAGCTGTATTCCCAGGTTCTCAAGGTGGCCCTTTAATGCATGTGATTGCAGGTAAAGCGGTTGCTCTGAAAGAAGCGATGGAACCAGAATTCAAAGTTTACCAACAACAAGTGGCTAAAAATGCCAAAGCAATGGTCGACGTTTTCCAAAAACGTGGCTATAAAGTCGTATCTGGTGGAACGGAAAACCATTTGTTCTTAGTGGATTTAGTAGACAAAGACATCACAGGTAAAGATGCAGATGCTGCACTAGGCCGTGCAAATATCACGGTTAACAAAAACAGTGTACCTAACGACCCTAAGAGCCCATTCGTAACGTCTGGTGTACGTATCGGTTCTCCTGCAATTACACGCCGCGGCTTTAAAGAAGCAGAAGCGAGTGAGCTAGCGGGCTGGATGTGTGATATCCTAGACAACCTCAATGACGAAGCGACCATTGAGAGCGTAAAACAAAAAGTATTAGCAATTTGCAAGAAATACCCAGTTTACGCATAA
- the hcaT gene encoding Probable 3-phenylpropionic acid transporter produces the protein MVIPSTRWLAIDYFTYFFAYSIFLPFWSVWLQGEGIDAEMIGVLLGVGLAARFLGAMFITPLVKEPSKLITALRLLAGLSLIFSVGFALGSHWAWLLFVMIGFNLFFAPMVPLGDSLAGTWQKQFTFDYGKIRVWGSIAFIIGSSLMGYLAGVWGNKAIMVALIVSCLALLLGAMLKPAIMPMGAAKIEGGNKVTFKQLIADKNVVRFLICVTLLQGAHAAYYGFASLFWKEAGYSDLVIGNLWSLGVVAEVIVFMLSHRLFRRWSARNLLLLSAFCGIIRWGLMGAFTALPVLIVVQILHSGTFTICHLAAMRFISARKENEIIPLQGVYSALATGGGLAVLTIIVGYIYERVPAHHGVVFYLMALLAVPAVFIRPKVVAQS, from the coding sequence ATGGTCATTCCATCAACGCGTTGGCTAGCCATTGATTATTTTACCTATTTTTTTGCCTACAGTATTTTCTTACCATTTTGGTCAGTTTGGCTACAAGGTGAGGGAATTGATGCAGAAATGATTGGTGTTTTGTTAGGGGTAGGGTTAGCAGCTCGTTTCCTTGGCGCGATGTTCATTACTCCTTTAGTTAAAGAGCCCTCGAAACTAATTACTGCACTACGTTTACTTGCAGGGCTTTCACTCATTTTCTCTGTTGGTTTTGCTTTGGGTTCTCATTGGGCATGGCTGCTATTTGTAATGATAGGCTTTAACTTATTTTTTGCACCAATGGTTCCGCTGGGAGATTCACTAGCGGGGACATGGCAGAAACAATTTACCTTTGACTACGGCAAAATTCGCGTCTGGGGTTCGATAGCATTTATTATTGGCTCCTCATTGATGGGATATTTAGCAGGTGTTTGGGGTAATAAAGCCATCATGGTGGCGTTGATAGTAAGCTGTTTAGCATTATTACTAGGCGCAATGCTGAAACCGGCAATTATGCCAATGGGAGCAGCGAAAATTGAAGGTGGCAATAAAGTCACTTTTAAACAGTTGATTGCCGATAAAAACGTCGTTAGGTTTTTAATTTGTGTGACCTTATTACAAGGGGCTCATGCGGCTTATTATGGTTTTGCTTCCCTATTTTGGAAAGAAGCCGGTTATTCAGATTTAGTGATCGGTAATTTATGGTCACTGGGTGTGGTCGCTGAAGTCATTGTATTTATGTTAAGTCACCGTTTATTCCGGCGTTGGAGTGCGCGTAATTTACTGCTGCTATCCGCATTTTGTGGAATTATCCGTTGGGGGTTGATGGGGGCGTTTACTGCATTACCTGTGTTAATTGTAGTGCAAATTCTTCACAGTGGGACTTTTACGATTTGTCATCTAGCGGCAATGCGCTTTATCAGCGCAAGAAAAGAAAATGAAATTATCCCATTACAAGGTGTTTACTCTGCCCTCGCAACTGGTGGTGGGTTAGCCGTCCTGACTATTATTGTGGGGTATATTTATGAGCGAGTGCCTGCTCATCATGGTGTAGTTTTCTATTTAATGGCGCTTCTTGCTGTTCCTGCTGTGTTTATCCGCCCTAAAGTTGTAGCTCAATCCTAG
- the fimC_1 gene encoding Chaperone protein fimC precursor encodes MDGIIKITGFATLLFFSVQACASLVLQGTRIIFPSDKKAVGIQLTNYSEQATLTQSWVDEGNLDSTPETTNAPFIVTPPVTKIAANDGVQLQIRFIGDKLPTNKESVFYLNVLDIAPKPKQINSANMLQFAIQTRIKVFYRPTTLTEKPDNTIKNIQFHLAKDGIIVNNPTPYFLNIANIYLANNESRSIAKSSMVAPFSSQTFSSTADINHGENITMIYIDDTGKQIQYQTKL; translated from the coding sequence ATGGACGGAATAATTAAAATCACAGGGTTCGCTACGTTACTATTTTTTAGCGTCCAAGCATGTGCGAGCCTTGTTTTACAAGGAACACGAATTATTTTTCCTAGCGATAAAAAGGCCGTCGGGATTCAACTGACTAATTACAGTGAACAAGCCACATTGACTCAAAGTTGGGTGGATGAAGGTAACCTCGATTCAACACCAGAAACAACGAACGCGCCATTTATTGTGACCCCCCCCGTCACTAAAATCGCGGCAAATGACGGGGTTCAATTACAAATACGTTTTATTGGCGACAAGCTCCCTACGAATAAAGAGTCTGTATTTTATTTAAATGTATTAGACATTGCGCCAAAGCCAAAACAAATAAATAGTGCAAATATGCTGCAGTTTGCCATTCAAACACGGATTAAAGTTTTTTATCGCCCTACAACCCTCACGGAAAAGCCAGACAATACCATCAAAAACATTCAATTTCATTTAGCTAAAGACGGTATTATCGTCAACAACCCGACTCCTTATTTTTTAAATATTGCGAATATTTATCTGGCTAATAACGAAAGCCGTTCTATTGCAAAAAGTTCGATGGTTGCGCCATTTTCATCACAAACTTTCTCTTCAACCGCAGACATTAATCACGGAGAAAATATAACAATGATTTATATTGACGATACAGGGAAACAAATTCAGTACCAAACCAAGCTATAA
- a CDS encoding putative fimbrial-like adhesin protein StcD yields MKKITLALMLSSILAYSQYSSAHCRQTSTVTAPALAFDLSTELTSTSTQVSKNSRTIYPGTFTCTARGLLFPNSIGIASPFQGRTATIGFNGGKQFVSITVTALEKDRVVGLTEGIHQGSELDTNFTVQFNLLTAKPGTNYVEVSGSTATVTPIVLASDASSLGILQWLLDIVVKLVTFLLTLQWPTSADDIYLQPITLTYNPILTTCNFINQGLVVALPPVSINAVKTVTRAGYTPFTLNFTCQDFLAGGNASRDVSIFLSSSNLLSNDKTTLNNTISQGAKGVGFRLVSASNLNTPLVLSDSVAAKNGATNIFTVLKGNPISPSFSVNLGAYYHAYNPSSVTQGQVSSTATVVMSYN; encoded by the coding sequence ATGAAAAAAATTACTTTAGCACTGATGCTTTCCAGTATATTGGCTTATAGCCAGTATTCCTCAGCACATTGTAGACAAACATCTACAGTGACGGCTCCCGCTCTTGCTTTTGATTTATCGACAGAACTTACCAGTACATCGACTCAAGTTAGTAAAAATAGCAGAACCATCTACCCTGGAACTTTTACCTGTACTGCGAGAGGATTGCTTTTTCCTAACTCTATCGGTATAGCATCCCCTTTCCAAGGCAGAACCGCTACTATTGGTTTTAATGGTGGAAAGCAATTTGTCTCAATTACAGTCACTGCATTAGAAAAAGATAGGGTTGTCGGCCTTACGGAAGGTATACATCAAGGTAGTGAGCTCGATACAAATTTTACCGTTCAATTTAATTTGCTCACAGCCAAACCCGGAACCAACTATGTCGAAGTATCAGGAAGTACCGCCACAGTTACCCCTATTGTACTCGCCTCTGATGCATCCAGCTTGGGAATTCTACAGTGGTTATTAGATATTGTAGTCAAATTAGTCACTTTTCTGTTAACGCTACAATGGCCAACCAGTGCCGATGACATCTACTTACAACCAATTACCTTAACTTATAATCCCATTCTCACTACCTGTAATTTCATTAACCAAGGTTTAGTCGTTGCACTACCCCCAGTAAGTATCAATGCGGTGAAAACTGTAACTAGAGCAGGCTACACGCCATTTACGCTTAATTTTACCTGCCAAGACTTTTTAGCAGGCGGTAATGCTTCTCGTGATGTATCTATTTTTTTATCCAGTAGTAATTTACTCTCAAATGATAAAACAACCTTGAATAATACCATTAGCCAAGGTGCTAAAGGCGTTGGTTTCCGATTAGTTAGCGCAAGCAATCTCAATACACCGTTAGTACTTTCGGATAGCGTAGCAGCTAAAAATGGCGCGACAAATATTTTTACTGTCCTTAAAGGAAATCCGATTTCCCCTTCTTTTTCAGTAAACTTAGGTGCTTATTACCATGCATACAACCCAAGTAGTGTCACTCAAGGACAAGTCTCAAGTACTGCAACCGTAGTAATGTCATACAATTAG
- the htrE_1 gene encoding Heat shock protein E, whose protein sequence is MKKENYLYLLILIGLQSYQKNSIADEFETSLLVGKSAQGDISRFYTDNNIPSGKQLADLYVNNNWKGQFEIDINNDGKLISLAADDVQKLNLNLSAEVIEQTEQQPFVPIDDLVANIKYKFNINNLRLNITVPQVALKKLEANYVDPSLWNYGEPAIIFSYNTNYYSYKEKKNSKTSSDNFYATLNSGVNLGAWQFRDESSYRHSSHGSQKWKNNTRYIYRPLSAIKSGLKLGDFYTPAALFNSIRVRGIALATEANMLPNSSQNFVPIIRGVAQTNALVSVYQNNNLVYQENVPPGEFAFNDLQPSAGGGDLFVVVQEADGRQETFTVPYSAVPDMLKQGVYNYSLIAGQTKIDNTHYQPKFTQGEFHYGLNNLVTLYAGMLFSEKYYSGVIGSGWNFSFGAISADITQANTKLDSGDHSGQSYRLTYNKYINATSTNLTLASYRYSTSGYYSFIDAIYSQDNYRAWKAYQDQLSEKLGNNIPPELSLTNYDALRGSRAKNTFTLNLNQQLADGYGSVFISGTHRDYWNTNGNSREYQAGYANNYNDISYSVSVSRVRNYDSEEETRIYANFSVPFSLFEKRANISMGSYYTDSRYQQTTLSVSGIAGKNDQVNYTLTATNQSGGNNLVGGNASYQLPSSTLSGSYTEANNYRQTGLGAKGTLVAIPGHIVFSGETGQTYTIIDAPMASNMMVNADKTTLTNQQGVVLVANSTPYRTNTYTLTDTEKTAGAEVLGNMANVSPYQGAVNYIKLDTDTRQTYIIRGVLANGDSLPFGTEITDAKQQSVGYVGQSGVMYIKSEQLPMVLHIKLKGKKTCVIEPLLNTMDKNKNLCR, encoded by the coding sequence GTGAAAAAAGAAAATTATCTCTATCTCCTAATCTTAATAGGACTACAAAGTTATCAAAAGAACTCAATAGCGGACGAGTTTGAAACTTCCCTATTGGTAGGTAAATCTGCACAAGGAGATATTTCACGATTCTATACTGACAATAACATTCCATCAGGTAAACAATTAGCCGACCTTTATGTCAATAATAATTGGAAAGGTCAGTTTGAAATTGATATCAATAATGATGGCAAACTGATTAGCCTTGCTGCTGATGATGTACAGAAATTAAACCTAAATTTATCTGCTGAGGTGATTGAGCAAACCGAACAACAGCCATTTGTTCCTATTGATGATTTAGTAGCCAATATAAAGTATAAATTCAATATCAACAACCTACGACTCAATATTACAGTTCCTCAAGTCGCTCTGAAAAAACTCGAAGCTAACTATGTTGACCCTAGCCTATGGAATTATGGCGAGCCTGCAATTATTTTTTCTTATAATACAAATTATTATAGCTATAAAGAGAAGAAAAACTCAAAAACCAGCAGTGACAATTTTTATGCAACCTTAAATTCAGGTGTTAATTTGGGCGCCTGGCAATTTAGAGATGAATCCAGCTATCGACATAGCTCTCATGGTAGCCAAAAATGGAAAAACAATACCCGTTATATTTATCGCCCCCTTAGTGCAATCAAATCCGGGTTGAAATTAGGTGATTTTTATACACCTGCAGCCCTATTTAATAGTATTCGAGTTCGAGGCATTGCATTGGCAACAGAAGCCAATATGTTGCCAAATTCAAGTCAAAATTTTGTCCCCATTATACGCGGTGTCGCTCAAACAAATGCCTTAGTCAGCGTATACCAAAATAACAATCTGGTTTATCAAGAAAACGTTCCCCCTGGTGAGTTCGCATTTAATGACCTTCAGCCTAGTGCTGGTGGTGGTGACTTATTCGTCGTTGTCCAAGAAGCTGATGGAAGGCAAGAAACCTTTACTGTGCCCTATTCTGCTGTACCTGATATGCTCAAACAAGGCGTTTACAATTACAGCCTCATTGCTGGGCAAACAAAAATCGACAATACCCATTATCAACCCAAATTTACTCAAGGTGAGTTTCACTATGGTTTAAATAATTTAGTGACACTTTATGCAGGAATGTTATTTAGCGAAAAATACTATTCCGGCGTTATTGGGAGTGGTTGGAATTTTAGTTTTGGGGCCATTTCAGCTGATATTACGCAAGCAAATACTAAATTAGATTCAGGCGATCATAGTGGTCAAAGCTACCGCTTGACTTATAACAAATATATTAACGCAACGTCGACCAATTTAACCTTGGCGTCATATCGTTATTCGACTAGTGGTTACTATAGTTTTATTGATGCCATTTATTCTCAAGATAATTATCGCGCTTGGAAAGCTTATCAAGACCAGCTATCAGAAAAACTCGGCAATAATATTCCACCTGAACTTTCACTCACTAATTATGACGCCTTACGCGGTTCACGTGCTAAAAACACATTTACATTGAATTTAAACCAACAACTAGCTGATGGTTATGGTTCGGTATTCATCTCGGGGACACATCGTGATTATTGGAATACAAACGGTAATAGCCGTGAATATCAAGCTGGCTATGCCAACAACTATAACGATATTTCCTATAGTGTATCTGTGTCACGTGTTCGTAATTACGACAGTGAAGAAGAAACGCGTATCTATGCCAATTTTAGTGTTCCTTTTTCTTTATTTGAAAAACGCGCCAATATTAGCATGGGAAGTTATTACACTGACTCTCGTTACCAACAAACTACGCTAAGTGTTAGTGGTATTGCAGGTAAAAATGACCAAGTCAATTATACGCTAACTGCAACGAACCAAAGTGGTGGGAATAACTTAGTTGGTGGCAACGCCAGCTATCAGCTCCCCTCTAGCACGCTTTCAGGATCTTACACAGAGGCCAATAATTACCGCCAAACTGGTTTAGGCGCCAAAGGAACTCTGGTTGCTATCCCTGGGCATATTGTTTTTTCAGGGGAAACAGGACAAACCTATACCATCATTGATGCTCCAATGGCCAGTAACATGATGGTCAACGCCGATAAAACTACCTTAACCAACCAACAAGGTGTCGTTTTAGTTGCTAATTCCACACCGTATAGAACCAATACATATACCTTGACGGATACAGAAAAAACCGCAGGTGCAGAGGTACTCGGTAATATGGCAAATGTGAGTCCATATCAAGGAGCGGTGAATTACATCAAACTCGACACCGACACTCGACAAACTTATATCATCCGTGGCGTTCTTGCTAATGGCGATAGCTTACCTTTTGGTACAGAAATTACAGATGCTAAACAGCAAAGTGTTGGTTATGTCGGTCAATCTGGCGTGATGTATATCAAAAGCGAGCAATTACCAATGGTATTGCATATAAAGCTTAAAGGGAAAAAGACATGTGTTATTGAGCCACTACTCAATACGATGGATAAGAATAAAAACCTCTGTCGATAA
- the focC_2 gene encoding Chaperone protein focC precursor, translated as MKILVLLLTILFSSATLSNVIITGTRIIYPADADSIAVQLTNNSKTSSLVQSWIDNGDENSTPENSEAPFYLSPPIVKIEGLQGQQLKIKKIPGKLPENVESVFFLNVLDIPKTPESAKGKNAIQLATRSRIKIFYRPIGLTESPDEVINNASYQIKNNKILVKNNSQYHLTIAAIAPSNDKNNSLTDSAMIAPMSEKELPIKGIMKNHDLILMYVDDYGVFKSKNIKL; from the coding sequence ATGAAAATTCTAGTTTTATTACTCACTATTTTATTTTCGAGCGCAACACTTTCTAATGTTATTATTACTGGCACTCGAATTATATATCCTGCTGACGCTGATAGTATTGCTGTACAATTAACCAATAACAGTAAAACATCGTCTCTTGTTCAGTCATGGATTGATAACGGTGATGAAAATTCCACGCCTGAGAATTCTGAAGCGCCTTTTTATTTATCCCCTCCTATTGTTAAAATTGAAGGTTTACAAGGTCAGCAACTAAAAATTAAAAAAATACCCGGAAAACTTCCTGAAAATGTTGAAAGCGTATTTTTCTTAAATGTTTTAGATATTCCTAAAACGCCAGAGTCTGCTAAAGGCAAAAATGCAATTCAGCTAGCCACACGTTCACGAATTAAAATTTTTTATCGTCCTATTGGGCTAACTGAATCTCCCGATGAGGTTATTAATAATGCAAGCTATCAAATTAAAAATAATAAAATATTAGTTAAAAATAATTCACAATACCATTTAACTATTGCAGCTATCGCACCATCTAACGATAAAAATAACTCATTAACTGATTCTGCCATGATTGCCCCTATGTCTGAAAAAGAATTACCTATTAAAGGAATAATGAAAAACCACGATCTTATTTTAATGTATGTGGATGACTATGGTGTTTTCAAATCTAAAAATATTAAACTTTAA
- a CDS encoding major fimbrial protein StkA encodes MGLIMSRYILPLSLLSLSFISGSALAITNSAGGIISISGAISDTTCTINGGNSADMTVVLDPITVTDAGTTAATVISKNQKQFSLTFSDCAPASNPVSNLKLHFYSSSNISPSGLYLVNTSVNENDASVAKNVGFSLSKTSTPNTAIPLNVAFDTNLTGADTGGTTGATLNLIASYYKTNATAAKVGLLQSNVIYTVSYL; translated from the coding sequence ATGGGGTTAATTATGTCTAGATATATACTACCTCTGTCTTTACTTTCTTTATCTTTTATATCAGGTTCAGCACTTGCAATAACGAATAGTGCTGGGGGAATTATTTCAATTTCTGGAGCAATAAGCGATACAACTTGTACCATTAATGGCGGAAATAGTGCCGATATGACTGTTGTTCTTGATCCAATAACCGTAACAGATGCAGGAACAACTGCCGCAACGGTTATTTCTAAAAATCAAAAACAATTTTCTTTAACTTTCTCAGATTGCGCACCTGCGAGCAATCCTGTAAGTAATCTGAAATTACACTTTTATTCATCAAGTAACATTTCCCCTTCCGGTTTGTATTTAGTGAATACTTCCGTGAATGAAAATGACGCCTCCGTTGCCAAAAACGTCGGGTTTAGTTTATCTAAAACCAGTACTCCAAACACCGCAATTCCACTCAATGTGGCTTTTGATACTAACCTTACAGGGGCTGATACTGGTGGTACGACAGGAGCTACTCTCAATTTAATTGCCAGTTATTATAAAACTAATGCAACTGCCGCCAAAGTCGGTCTTTTGCAATCAAACGTAATATATACAGTTTCCTATTTATAA
- a CDS encoding TRAP-type C4-dicarboxylate transport system, small permease component, with translation MFVATSITGVRISDFIREVMPLFFALIIVLLLVTFMPVFTTFLPSL, from the coding sequence ATGTTTGTAGCCACATCGATTACTGGTGTCCGTATTTCTGACTTTATTCGTGAAGTTATGCCCTTGTTCTTTGCATTAATTATCGTTTTACTCTTAGTCACCTTTATGCCTGTATTTACTACTTTCCTACCAAGCTTATAA
- the siaT_1 gene encoding Neu5Ac permease — MSVIIACIVLIFCFLINVPIFLSVLIALLTYFFSAGDISPLIAVQRIIGAGENVTLLAIPFFILLGNLLNYTGITRRMLKFTGTLSGHYPGGLAQSNVLLSTMMGGLSASNLADCAMLSKMLVPEMTKLGYGKSFSAAVTAAGSLITPIIPPGIALIIYGFVADVSIGKMFMAAIIPGLMCCVALMVAIYLIAKKRGYKPARDKAPTFAEVYQTGKGAMSAFLLVLVIIGGIRFGIFTPTEAGAIAVLYVIVIGTFFYREMKLKDIAASFLETARSTASIMLIIMTCSALAWVLTNEQVAQDVARMMTNFSDNPYVFLMIVNAVLLILGMFIEGNAAIIVLVPLLMPTVKLLGIDPIHFGIVMILNFGHRLLNTANGNRHVCSHIDYWCPYF; from the coding sequence ATGTCAGTAATTATCGCCTGTATCGTATTAATATTCTGCTTTTTAATTAATGTTCCCATTTTTTTAAGTGTACTGATTGCATTACTCACCTACTTTTTCTCTGCGGGTGACATTTCTCCCCTCATTGCGGTACAACGCATTATTGGGGCTGGGGAAAATGTGACGTTACTTGCTATCCCTTTCTTCATTTTGTTAGGTAACCTTTTGAATTACACTGGTATTACTAGACGAATGTTGAAATTTACTGGCACTCTGTCTGGCCACTATCCAGGAGGACTTGCCCAATCTAACGTATTATTAAGTACAATGATGGGTGGGCTTTCTGCATCTAACCTCGCTGACTGTGCAATGCTATCTAAAATGTTAGTGCCAGAAATGACAAAATTAGGTTATGGAAAAAGCTTCTCTGCCGCTGTCACTGCCGCAGGATCATTAATAACACCTATAATTCCACCGGGTATTGCATTAATCATCTATGGATTTGTCGCTGACGTCTCTATTGGTAAGATGTTTATGGCTGCAATCATTCCTGGATTAATGTGCTGCGTTGCTTTAATGGTTGCAATTTATCTGATTGCAAAAAAACGTGGATATAAGCCTGCTAGAGATAAAGCACCTACATTTGCTGAAGTTTACCAAACAGGTAAAGGAGCGATGTCTGCTTTCCTATTAGTTCTCGTCATTATTGGTGGAATTCGCTTTGGTATTTTTACACCAACAGAAGCTGGTGCTATTGCTGTACTTTACGTTATTGTAATTGGTACCTTCTTTTATCGTGAAATGAAGTTAAAAGACATTGCTGCCTCATTTTTAGAAACAGCCCGTTCAACAGCAAGTATCATGCTCATTATTATGACTTGTTCCGCATTAGCATGGGTATTGACGAACGAACAAGTGGCGCAAGATGTTGCCAGAATGATGACCAATTTTTCTGATAACCCGTATGTCTTCTTAATGATTGTCAATGCGGTGTTGTTAATCCTAGGTATGTTTATTGAAGGAAATGCTGCAATTATTGTCCTTGTTCCATTATTAATGCCTACAGTAAAACTATTAGGGATTGACCCTATCCATTTTGGCATTGTCATGATCCTTAATTTTGGCCATCGGCTGCTTAACACCGCCAATGGGAACCGTCATGTTTGTAGCCACATCGATTACTGGTGTCCGTATTTCTGA
- the siaT_2 gene encoding Neu5Ac permease has translation MFKFLGKLSDIVASLAVAAIVIITILAVFMRWLLNDPLMWSEEVLIICYIWLVMIGAASAAGKRMHVSIDAITSLFPEKVQLAIAVVTHIMAIIALSIFGYLGYELSIIAEDKITPIIGVSYYYIDLSVPIGASIMVLFSIQHLLEDMSKLLKGDKPCQ, from the coding sequence ATGTTTAAATTTCTGGGGAAATTAAGTGATATAGTGGCTTCTCTTGCTGTTGCCGCTATTGTCATTATTACCATTCTTGCTGTATTCATGCGTTGGCTTCTTAATGACCCTTTAATGTGGAGTGAGGAAGTTTTAATCATTTGCTACATTTGGTTGGTGATGATTGGCGCAGCATCTGCGGCAGGCAAAAGAATGCATGTCAGTATTGATGCAATTACCTCTTTATTTCCTGAAAAAGTACAATTAGCTATTGCGGTCGTTACTCATATTATGGCCATTATTGCTTTATCAATTTTTGGTTATCTTGGATATGAACTCTCTATTATTGCAGAAGACAAAATAACACCAATTATTGGTGTCTCTTATTATTATATCGACCTTTCTGTACCCATTGGCGCATCCATCATGGTGTTATTTTCTATCCAACATTTACTGGAAGACATGAGTAAATTACTAAAAGGAGATAAACCATGTCAGTAA